The nucleotide window AGACCAGATAGCCAAAGAAGGAAGCAGCACGGTCATAGAGTGTAACCTTAATGCCAGCCAGAACGGAGATGTCATGTGGTTTAACTCCAAGGGACATCCGCTTGGAGAGGTGGAAGGAGGTAAGATGAAATAAAATTAAGATGTGTATacttatgctttatttttttgaatataatTGGATACAAGTTTATGCCACATTGCCAAAACATCCAACAGTATTCTCTTGATTCCCAAGTAGTGTCCATTGGCTTGTTGGAAAGATGAATATAACACATGTAACAAGGCAGTTCATGTGAACAAAGTTGTCAGATCCTAGTTTACTAGAGTTTCCCAGGGCTTCTTCTGATGCCTATTTCACCCAGAACTAGATACCCtgataaatattagttttttgaGTTTGTTTATGCAGATAGGTCCAGGACTTTTCAGTGGACCTAACTCTGATTGGATTAAGTGAGCTCTCTATTTAGTCCTTTGAAAAGTTCACTAGAGGGCAGGTGACACGTTTCGGATTTGTCCTCTAGTATAATATCCATAATAACATATGGAGAACTTGTTTATACATCAGACCAATTCAACATAACCCGTGCAATCTTCATTCATATATTCTTGCAGTGTGGCACTGTGAGGCTTGCACAGAGCTGAACAGTTTAAACTGACTGACTGGTGAAAAGTGGCAGAATGTTTGAGCACTAATTATAGTTTAGACGTCCATATTAAGTTAATTAGGAGGCTAATTAACACTACTCCCCTACATGCAGAAAGCATTTACTTGGCAATGTGTTGTGTTGAATCACATTGTAAAATTTTCCTGATTCAGAATTCCATTCTGAATTTTCTAATATGTTCCCCTGCTGGTCTAGTTCCATGCAGTTGAATGGCTTTCTTTCAAAGTGCAACACAATTACAAAACATGATAGCCAGGGTCCGGTTACAGCTTTGGGTCCTAGGCAAAGCATCAGCCCTTCCCTCTGCCCATTTCTTTAACTACAATAATAAGGATTGCAATAGACAAAAAAAGCCACACCAGTGGCCTTGTCTGTAGTGCCATTATCCCTTCAGATGTATACTACCTATACGCTTGTAAACTTCTGCACACGGTGTTCTTCTACAAAGTGAATTCCATATATAAAGGGCAGAGCTGCCCAACTATGGTCCTTTGGGGTCACACACAGGCCATGAGTTATATATAAAcagtcacttttttttgtaaaccacacttttaaacttaaaattaaaaattagacaaaatattaaaaatgtatgtggagATTGGCCCTGGAGGGCTGAAGTTGGACTGTTTTGGTATATAGCCTTGCTGATTACCCACTTAGCATTATAACTGGACAACTGGACTAATAAATATCACCCATATAGCTCTAGCGTTGGGGGTAAGGAATCACAGCACGCCTGGCCCAAAACAGAAAATTAGTAATTTCTTGGCAAATTGTCTTCATGGAGATCTGCAGTTGCATAAAAAGGCCATTACTGTATGTGGCCTGTTGTGAAATATGTGTAGAATGAAGTATTTATTGATTTTGCCTTGTAAAGGTGGATAAAACTTGTACAAGCAGAATTTTagtcccaagaaaaaaaaatttaaaacataccaCTATACAGGCCATTTAGGTTAGTTGGAGTTGCACCAAGTCTCCGATAGAGTTTGATCTAATACAGTTGATTTAATTCATGGAGGTGATCCAGAACTCTTGTAATTCCTGGACAATGCATTTATGAGCTAAAATAATGAGTCATTTCAAAGCATTGCCGCAGTCCTAGTATTTTAATTTGCTACAGTGCTTTTTATCTGACTGGCTTCCTAGTTAGTGATGCGCATACAGAAGAATCGTTATTAGGCTGAGCAAATTTATATCCTGAGATTACCATCATTCCCCTTAGGAATGTTTCCTAAATAGGTTAGGTAGTGAGATAATGATTTAACCCATGGCAGTCAGCTGGCAATTTACTTGATCCAACTTATTTCTTGCCTCTGAGAATAGAGCTGGTACTATGTATACAGCAGCATGGTAAATTGATCTGTGAGCGGATAAAACAATAGCAAGTATTTGCATTGTAGGATTGAGGGAAAGAATAAACTAGGATACAATTTTCAGgactatttactttatttatttatttttttttttgtaatctggtTGGTGCGTTTTAGATTTTACATGGTCATTTTCTGTGTAGCTGCAAATGTTTCAGGGAATACTATACATCCCTTTAAAGTTCACCTGTTCAGCCTGTAAAGTTTACCAGGCTTTAGACACTGAAGTACTTTGCAAGCAGTAAAACCACTTTAATCTGTgtcaaatcaaatatttttttatcctttattgtaTCTCAGGGCTGCTGATCTCATTCAGTTACTTTTTGCTTGCATGTATCGCATTTCGTAGAGCAATGGGTCTTATGGTggcaacagtggaccatgcctgtctAATGTGCGTTAAAATGGCCACTTTTTGTATGGAAGCTTCCATTTTGTATGGAAGCCAATGATAAGGTGacaagcattgtccccctattaACAGGGAGTGCCCAAGGAAGCTCCCTCATGGCAGGGGTAACAAGTATAATTTTACTGAATGCTGCAGattaaaagaagttaaaaaaacttctataaaatatacataaagtttTAAAGGTTTTGATTTACTTTCACAGTCTcctatgtttctgtttattttggttACAGGAGGGAAATGGCTGATCTCTTCCACTGGGGCCCTTAACATTACAAGTGTAAGCTTTGCTGATCGAGGCCGATATACCTGCATGTGTCCAGTTGTTAATGGCACCTCCTTCTACACCGTTACTCTTCGGGTGACTTTTACCTCTGGTGATATGGGCATATACTACATGATAGTCTGCTTGGTTACCTTTACTATCACACTGATTCTTAACATCACACGACTCTGCATGATGAGCAGTCACCTGAGAAAGACAGAGAAAGCTATTAATGACTTCTTCCGCACGGAGGGGGCTGAAAAGCTCCAAAAGGCCTTTGAAATTGCCAAACGTATTCCAATTATCACCTCTACTAAGACTCTGGAGCTGGCCAAGGTGACTCAGTTCAAAACCATGGAATTTGCCCGTTACATAGAAGAACTGGCCAGAAGTATTCCTCTGCCCCCACTCATATTTAACTGCAGAGCTTTTATGGAGGAGATGTTTGAAGCAGTGAGATTGGATGATC belongs to Pyxicephalus adspersus chromosome 2, UCB_Pads_2.0, whole genome shotgun sequence and includes:
- the MFAP3 gene encoding microfibril-associated glycoprotein 3; this translates as MGRSFSCLCLRTLFFLLCNVICIAQSRENFTQILSLHNASLHAQLQISANSPAHRDQIAKEGSSTVIECNLNASQNGDVMWFNSKGHPLGEVEGGGKWLISSTGALNITSVSFADRGRYTCMCPVVNGTSFYTVTLRVTFTSGDMGIYYMIVCLVTFTITLILNITRLCMMSSHLRKTEKAINDFFRTEGAEKLQKAFEIAKRIPIITSTKTLELAKVTQFKTMEFARYIEELARSIPLPPLIFNCRAFMEEMFEAVRLDDPDQVDKEHGSGIFTISPSMVRSGSPTGDSENSSVQGQEIAVNVSVHPQFETQSINTNHSQECPNVACPEEVIPIVDQDRAPEASV